Sequence from the Fibrobacter sp. UWR2 genome:
ATCTTCAGCCCGCAGTACAAGTTCCAGACTTGGCGCAAGCTGTGGATTTACCTCGCCGAATCCGAAATGGAACTCGGCCTCCCGATTACGCAGGAGCAGGTGGACGAACTGAAGGCCCACGAGAAGGACATCAACTTCGAAGTCGCCGAAGAAGAAGAAAAGCGCCGCCGTCACGACGTGATGAGCCACGTCTACGCTTACGGCGTGCAGTGCCCGAAGGCCAAGGGCATCATCCACCTCGGTGCAACATCTGCATTCGTGGGTGACAACACCGACCTTATCCAGATGCAGCAGGCGATGATTCTCGTCCGCAAGCGCCTTTGCCGCGTGATGGACAAGCTTTCCAAGTTTGCGATGGAATACAAGGACATGGCCCAGCTCGGTGCCACGCACTTCCAGGCCGCCCAGCTCACCACCGTGGGCAAGCGTGCTTGCCTCTGGCTCCAGGACATGCTTATCGACCTTGAAGAATTGAACTTCCTCATTGAAGTGCTTCCGTTCCGCGGCGTGAAGGGCACGACCGGTACGCAGGCTAGCTTCATGGACTTGTTCAACGGCGACGAAGAAAAGATTATGGAACTCGACCGCCGCGTGACCGCCAAGGCTGGCTTCAAGCGCGTGCTTACCATCACCGGTCAGACCTACACCCGTAAGTGGGACAACCGCGTGAACCAGGTGCTCAGCTCCATCGCTCAGTCTCTGCACAAGTTCGCTACCGACATGCGCCTCATGCAGGGCGTCAAGGAAGTGGAAGAACCGTTCGAAAAGACCCAGATTGGTTCCAGCGCCATGGCTTACAAGCGTAACCCGATGCGCAGCGAACGTATTTGCTCCCTGGCTCGTTTCGTGATGGCTCAGGTCAAC
This genomic interval carries:
- the purB gene encoding adenylosuccinate lyase — encoded protein: MRDQFESPLIKRYASKEMSFIFSPQYKFQTWRKLWIYLAESEMELGLPITQEQVDELKAHEKDINFEVAEEEEKRRRHDVMSHVYAYGVQCPKAKGIIHLGATSAFVGDNTDLIQMQQAMILVRKRLCRVMDKLSKFAMEYKDMAQLGATHFQAAQLTTVGKRACLWLQDMLIDLEELNFLIEVLPFRGVKGTTGTQASFMDLFNGDEEKIMELDRRVTAKAGFKRVLTITGQTYTRKWDNRVNQVLSSIAQSLHKFATDMRLMQGVKEVEEPFEKTQIGSSAMAYKRNPMRSERICSLARFVMAQVNSTAFTQATQWFERTLDDSANKRLAIPEAFLAMDAMLIIAENVTNGLVVYPKVIEKRIMAELPFMATENIIMEGVKNGGDRQELHEEIRVMSMEAGKVVKEQGKDNDLLERVLKNEKFQKLGITEAKLKEILDLRKFVGRAPGQVVKFVTEEVRPAIEAVPDWSNIDAGELKV